The Streptomyces aurantiacus genome includes a region encoding these proteins:
- a CDS encoding GntR family transcriptional regulator, producing the protein MDSELYTQPDTTAARESPPAPSLRDAVYAKLRASVLDGKFGPRERLAEMRLAGQFGVSRTPVREALARLASDSLIERGADGYFVTIPNLTQLSHFYELRITLELRGIARAIEDSALRHDPEILDAELDRWYAMREHPPTPDPRFVVQDERFHAELSRASGNPALTGSLVTVSERIRRVRMYDFLTQDRVETTITEHIQIMELVRDGRLDDAYRALHAHVGDSMAVVMEHARRAMTQMALHAELL; encoded by the coding sequence ATGGATTCGGAGCTGTATACGCAGCCGGACACAACCGCCGCACGGGAGTCGCCACCTGCGCCCTCCCTGCGCGATGCGGTCTACGCCAAGCTGCGCGCATCCGTACTCGACGGCAAATTCGGCCCGCGCGAGCGGCTGGCCGAAATGCGGCTGGCCGGTCAGTTCGGGGTGTCGCGAACCCCGGTGCGCGAGGCGTTGGCGCGTCTGGCCTCCGACAGTCTCATCGAGCGGGGCGCCGACGGCTACTTCGTCACGATCCCCAACCTGACCCAACTGAGCCACTTCTACGAGCTGCGGATCACCCTGGAGCTGCGTGGGATAGCCCGCGCGATCGAGGACTCCGCCCTACGGCACGATCCGGAGATCCTCGACGCAGAGCTGGACCGCTGGTACGCGATGCGTGAGCACCCGCCGACACCGGACCCGCGTTTCGTCGTCCAGGACGAGAGGTTCCACGCCGAGCTCTCCCGTGCTTCCGGCAACCCTGCCCTCACCGGGTCTCTCGTGACGGTCAGTGAGCGCATACGCCGCGTGCGGATGTACGACTTCCTCACCCAGGACCGGGTCGAGACGACCATCACCGAGCACATCCAGATCATGGAACTGGTCCGCGACGGCCGCCTCGACGACGCCTACCGAGCCCTGCACGCCCACGTCGGCGACTCGATGGCCGTAGTCATGGAACACGCCCGCCGCGCCATGACCCAGATGGCCCTGCATGCCGAACTCCTCTGA
- a CDS encoding PPOX class F420-dependent oxidoreductase, with protein sequence MRKMTEQQWRAFATHGTRTGKLSTVRADGSPHVTPVWFLLDGDDIMLTTEKNGVKGRNLARDGRFALCVDEHRPPYAFVLFQGRAEISEAPDDMLRWGGLLGARYMGNGRAEEYATRNGGPGNLLVRGRIDKVIAFAGIAD encoded by the coding sequence ATGCGGAAGATGACCGAGCAGCAGTGGCGGGCCTTCGCCACGCACGGCACTCGCACCGGCAAGCTGTCCACCGTCCGCGCCGACGGCAGCCCTCACGTGACACCGGTCTGGTTCCTCCTCGACGGCGACGACATCATGCTCACCACGGAGAAGAACGGAGTCAAAGGCCGCAACCTCGCCCGCGACGGACGGTTCGCCCTCTGCGTCGACGAGCACCGGCCACCGTACGCATTCGTCCTGTTCCAAGGACGCGCAGAGATCTCCGAGGCCCCTGACGACATGCTGCGCTGGGGCGGACTGCTCGGCGCCCGCTACATGGGCAACGGCCGCGCCGAGGAGTACGCCACACGCAACGGCGGCCCCGGCAACCTCCTCGTCCGAGGCCGTATCGACAAAGTCATCGCCTTCGCCGGTATCGCCGACTGA
- a CDS encoding ArsR/SmtB family transcription factor: MARAATTSDAFNAIAEPQRREILMLLRGGERPVTELARDLGMSQPQASKHLRVLREVGLVHVRGAGKQRLYGLDARGLRPIHEWVGGFEQFWNETFDRLDEYVRDLKQARQEEPPDDEDQ, encoded by the coding sequence ATGGCACGAGCGGCGACGACCTCGGACGCGTTCAACGCGATCGCCGAGCCGCAGCGGCGGGAGATCCTGATGCTGCTGCGGGGCGGCGAACGACCTGTGACCGAACTGGCGCGGGACCTGGGGATGAGCCAGCCGCAGGCGTCCAAGCACCTGCGGGTGCTCCGCGAGGTCGGGCTGGTGCATGTCCGCGGAGCGGGCAAGCAGCGGCTGTACGGCCTGGACGCCCGCGGGCTGCGGCCGATCCACGAGTGGGTGGGCGGCTTCGAACAGTTCTGGAACGAGACCTTCGACCGGCTGGACGAGTACGTGCGAGATCTGAAACAGGCAAGGCAGGAGGAACCCCCGGATGACGAAGACCAGTAG
- a CDS encoding SigE family RNA polymerase sigma factor, translating to MEEQSRAEGFDGFVAARWPGLLHLAHLLVGGDRHRAEDLLQEALVKLWFVWPKIAEEAPEAYVRQVLARAAARSARRRWWGERPVEQLPDLAAAGDMSSAVAERSRLEAALAQLPPRQRAAVVLRYYQDLPERQVAEVLGCPVGTVRTHASRGVARLRRILTDVIEPVG from the coding sequence ATGGAGGAGCAGAGTCGAGCCGAGGGGTTCGACGGGTTTGTGGCAGCCCGCTGGCCCGGCTTGCTTCACCTCGCTCATCTGCTCGTGGGCGGCGACCGGCATCGGGCCGAGGATCTGCTCCAGGAGGCTCTGGTCAAACTCTGGTTCGTCTGGCCCAAGATTGCGGAGGAGGCCCCGGAAGCGTACGTACGCCAGGTCCTGGCACGAGCGGCGGCGCGTTCGGCGCGGCGGCGCTGGTGGGGCGAGCGGCCGGTCGAACAGCTGCCCGACCTGGCTGCGGCCGGTGACATGTCCTCTGCGGTGGCCGAACGTTCGCGTCTGGAGGCCGCGTTGGCGCAGTTGCCGCCGCGGCAACGAGCAGCCGTCGTGCTGCGCTATTACCAGGATCTGCCTGAGAGGCAGGTCGCGGAGGTGCTGGGGTGCCCGGTGGGCACCGTACGGACCCATGCGTCGCGTGGTGTGGCGCGTCTGCGTCGGATTCTGACCGACGTCATCGAGCCGGTGGGGTGA
- a CDS encoding dihydrofolate reductase family protein yields the protein MGGKVFFSVTMSLDGFMAPEAVPVELAFSPEGQNDPRVQRWMTKWSELQAWLFPQRWFRENLKLGEGGEEGIDNDIARATYERTGASVMGKRMLDAGELAWPEEAPFHTPVFVVTHTKRDPWERPGGTTFHFVNDGISSALDQAREAAGDRDVRISGGAETIQEYLDGGLIDEFSITLAPVLFGTGIRLFDRVDPTRLALDQSRTDASSRVTHLTYTVGKR from the coding sequence ATGGGCGGGAAGGTGTTCTTCAGCGTGACGATGTCGCTCGACGGCTTCATGGCCCCGGAAGCCGTGCCCGTCGAGCTCGCATTCTCGCCCGAAGGTCAGAACGACCCGAGGGTCCAGCGCTGGATGACGAAGTGGTCGGAGCTGCAGGCGTGGCTGTTCCCGCAGCGGTGGTTCCGGGAGAACCTCAAGCTCGGCGAGGGCGGCGAGGAAGGCATCGACAACGACATCGCACGGGCGACGTACGAGCGCACCGGCGCGAGCGTCATGGGCAAGCGCATGCTCGACGCCGGCGAGTTGGCGTGGCCGGAGGAGGCGCCGTTCCACACCCCGGTGTTCGTCGTCACCCACACCAAGCGTGATCCGTGGGAGCGGCCGGGCGGCACGACCTTCCATTTCGTCAACGACGGCATCTCCAGCGCGCTCGACCAGGCCCGCGAGGCCGCCGGCGACCGTGACGTCCGCATCTCCGGCGGCGCCGAGACGATCCAGGAGTACCTGGACGGCGGCCTGATCGACGAGTTCTCAATCACCCTCGCGCCCGTGCTGTTCGGCACCGGTATCCGCCTGTTCGACCGCGTGGACCCGACCCGCCTCGCCCTCGACCAGTCCCGTACGGACGCATCATCCCGGGTGACCCACCTGACCTACACCGTCGGGAAGCGGTAG
- a CDS encoding sensor histidine kinase gives MLAVVLAGLAGLFDAVGSGFGVRTAAVVTGVALLSLLRRARPATVLVLSAAAAGASAATVPLLVYASWSAGSRIMRPRRVVATYAVALVLHTAVLARNELDADPTMSLAAAGALGAGVFLALAIVPGLAARYRAQRRALLDALQRNNIQLVREQTMVAQQARLLERGRIAQDMHDSLGHQLALISVHTGALQVDPDLTDRQREGVRILRDASVNAMAELREAVGILHEDRVDRDRPDNRTERVGTMAGHPPGAEAGSGGGRPHSRSVASLDGLIASSRTAGATVDLHRSGTVRPLAPAADHAAYRIAQEGLTNAHKHAPGAPITLSLRYELDSLVVEVANGPAPARTPDVPAAVSGGQGLRGLQERARLVGGMVHTGPTPDGGFRIAGMLPYGSGVGESRPHPDGATSVYQDDDFGGQPGAGTADHSGAVINRADPQGEFAATMSSRKNMAIGCGITAVVLVVSLITLAVWGVSALMDEMDKAMIPPSVYESAEPGSPEADVQDKLPDDDSVLTEDYKNMGPRPPEGATCRHFGSDDPDDVTTVFRFCFRGGKLVAKQTFQDKS, from the coding sequence GTGCTCGCCGTTGTCCTTGCCGGACTGGCGGGTCTGTTCGATGCCGTGGGGAGCGGGTTCGGCGTGCGAACCGCCGCTGTTGTCACGGGCGTTGCCCTGCTGTCGCTGCTCCGGCGCGCGCGGCCGGCGACCGTCCTGGTCCTCTCGGCGGCCGCTGCCGGGGCGTCGGCCGCCACGGTGCCGCTACTGGTCTACGCGAGTTGGTCGGCGGGCAGCCGCATCATGCGGCCCCGACGCGTGGTCGCCACGTACGCCGTCGCGCTCGTGCTGCATACCGCTGTATTGGCCCGGAACGAGCTCGACGCGGACCCCACTATGTCGCTGGCCGCCGCCGGTGCGCTGGGTGCAGGCGTGTTCCTCGCACTGGCGATCGTGCCAGGGCTGGCCGCCCGGTACCGGGCGCAGCGCCGAGCGCTGCTGGACGCCCTGCAGCGGAACAACATCCAGCTCGTGCGCGAGCAGACCATGGTGGCGCAGCAGGCGCGCCTGCTGGAGCGCGGCCGCATAGCCCAGGACATGCACGACAGCCTTGGTCACCAACTCGCCCTGATCTCCGTACATACGGGCGCCCTGCAGGTCGATCCGGACCTGACCGACCGCCAGCGTGAGGGGGTGCGCATCCTGCGGGACGCCTCGGTGAACGCGATGGCGGAACTTCGCGAGGCCGTTGGCATCCTCCACGAGGACCGGGTCGACAGAGACCGGCCGGACAACCGCACCGAGCGCGTCGGAACAATGGCCGGGCACCCGCCGGGCGCGGAAGCCGGCTCCGGCGGCGGACGTCCGCACTCCCGGTCGGTCGCCTCCCTCGACGGCCTCATCGCGTCGTCCCGGACCGCAGGCGCGACCGTGGACCTGCACCGGTCCGGCACCGTGCGGCCGCTGGCGCCCGCCGCCGACCACGCGGCGTACCGCATCGCCCAGGAGGGCCTGACCAACGCCCACAAGCACGCCCCGGGCGCCCCGATCACCCTTTCCCTGCGCTACGAACTGGACAGCCTGGTCGTCGAGGTCGCCAACGGGCCCGCGCCCGCCCGGACACCGGACGTCCCGGCAGCGGTGAGCGGCGGCCAGGGACTGAGAGGACTGCAGGAGCGAGCCCGGCTCGTCGGCGGCATGGTGCACACCGGGCCCACCCCGGACGGCGGCTTCCGCATCGCGGGCATGCTGCCCTACGGCAGCGGTGTCGGCGAGTCACGGCCCCACCCGGACGGCGCGACCTCCGTATACCAGGACGACGACTTTGGAGGGCAGCCCGGGGCCGGTACGGCGGATCACAGTGGAGCGGTCATCAACCGCGCTGATCCACAAGGGGAGTTCGCCGCCACCATGAGCAGCAGGAAGAACATGGCCATCGGCTGCGGCATCACCGCCGTCGTCCTCGTCGTGAGCCTGATAACTCTGGCCGTCTGGGGGGTGAGCGCGCTGATGGACGAGATGGACAAGGCCATGATCCCGCCGAGCGTCTACGAATCGGCCGAGCCCGGGTCTCCCGAGGCCGACGTGCAGGACAAACTGCCCGACGACGACTCGGTGCTGACCGAGGACTACAAGAACATGGGCCCGCGGCCCCCGGAGGGCGCGACCTGCCGTCACTTCGGGTCCGATGACCCCGATGACGTCACCACCGTCTTCCGCTTCTGCTTCCGCGGCGGAAAGCTGGTCGCGAAACAGACCTTCCAGGACAAGAGCTGA
- a CDS encoding VOC family protein, which produces MTVPAFNSVAWFEFGTDQPEKVKEFYGELFDWKYVLNTNTPGVTYHSVMTPDAQQPAGGVWESEGGFPNYAIFHVLVQDVAATVERGQDLGAEVLMEPVSDAAGFTFARLQDTAGNHFGVFSAPAA; this is translated from the coding sequence ATGACCGTTCCCGCCTTCAACTCGGTCGCCTGGTTCGAGTTCGGTACCGACCAGCCGGAGAAGGTCAAGGAGTTCTACGGCGAGCTCTTCGACTGGAAGTACGTCCTCAACACCAACACCCCGGGTGTCACCTACCACTCGGTGATGACGCCGGACGCCCAGCAGCCGGCGGGCGGTGTGTGGGAGTCGGAGGGCGGCTTCCCCAACTACGCGATCTTCCACGTCCTCGTCCAGGATGTCGCCGCGACCGTCGAACGCGGCCAGGACCTCGGCGCCGAGGTCCTCATGGAGCCGGTCTCCGACGCTGCGGGCTTCACCTTCGCCCGACTGCAGGACACCGCAGGCAACCACTTCGGCGTCTTCTCCGCGCCCGCCGCCTGA
- a CDS encoding SRPBCC family protein, with protein MTKTSSSGEPDHTTADREIVISRAIGAPRELVFEAFTQVRHLSRWWGPDGFTTTTRSFEFRTGGAWAFVMHGPDGTDYQEWITWTEIVPPTRIALVHGESRDDPNAFESVLTFESAGEETRIVMRTVFPTKELRDEAAEKYHAVEGGEQTLRNLAAYVVGLTRNDTGRNETPPKGAEG; from the coding sequence ATGACGAAGACCAGTAGCAGCGGCGAGCCCGACCACACGACCGCGGACCGCGAGATCGTGATCTCCCGGGCCATCGGCGCTCCGAGGGAGCTGGTGTTCGAGGCGTTCACGCAGGTGCGGCACCTGTCGCGGTGGTGGGGACCGGATGGGTTCACCACCACGACGCGGTCCTTCGAGTTCCGCACGGGCGGGGCCTGGGCCTTCGTGATGCACGGGCCGGACGGGACCGACTACCAGGAGTGGATCACCTGGACAGAGATCGTCCCGCCGACACGAATCGCGCTGGTGCACGGCGAGTCCCGCGACGACCCCAACGCCTTCGAGTCGGTCCTGACCTTCGAGTCGGCCGGCGAGGAGACCCGGATCGTGATGCGCACGGTGTTCCCCACCAAGGAACTGCGCGACGAGGCGGCGGAGAAGTACCACGCGGTCGAGGGCGGCGAGCAGACGCTGCGCAACCTGGCGGCCTACGTCGTTGGCCTCACCCGGAACGACACCGGCCGGAACGAAACCCCACCGAAGGGAGCGGAAGGCTGA
- a CDS encoding alpha/beta fold hydrolase: protein MQNLPTFVLVHGAFANSFSFAPLQAELALLGHRSVAVDLPGHGFEATFPATYQAPQDLDALAAEPGSIKGVTLADNVVRVIEVLERAKRNGPTILVAHSRGGITTTAVANARPELIDRIAYVSAWCPVDLDVADYYAQPEMADVDAGAFAATLVGNPAELGLLRTNFRTADPASLAAFKRAFAADLTDDEFRTFLNTFQPDENLDVGTSADRAQATTWGRIPKTYVRLAADASMPPAAQDRMIREANALTPDNPFDVQTLEGSHLRWLVHPKPAAELLASLAAR from the coding sequence ATGCAGAATCTTCCGACATTCGTCCTCGTCCATGGGGCCTTCGCCAATTCGTTCTCGTTCGCGCCGCTGCAGGCCGAGCTCGCCCTGCTGGGCCACCGCTCGGTCGCGGTCGATCTTCCGGGACACGGATTCGAGGCGACCTTCCCCGCGACCTACCAGGCTCCCCAGGACCTCGACGCCCTCGCTGCAGAACCGGGGAGCATCAAGGGAGTCACGCTCGCAGACAACGTCGTCCGCGTGATCGAAGTCCTTGAACGGGCCAAGCGGAACGGGCCCACGATCCTTGTCGCTCACAGCAGGGGCGGCATCACGACCACCGCCGTTGCCAACGCCCGGCCCGAGCTGATCGACCGGATCGCCTACGTCTCCGCTTGGTGCCCCGTCGATCTGGACGTGGCCGACTACTACGCCCAGCCGGAAATGGCGGACGTCGACGCGGGAGCCTTTGCCGCCACGCTCGTCGGGAACCCGGCCGAACTCGGTCTGCTCCGGACCAACTTCCGCACCGCCGACCCTGCGTCGCTCGCCGCCTTCAAGCGAGCGTTCGCCGCCGACCTCACCGATGACGAGTTCCGGACCTTCCTGAACACCTTCCAGCCCGACGAGAACCTGGATGTCGGTACGTCTGCCGACCGGGCACAGGCCACGACCTGGGGCCGAATTCCCAAGACCTATGTGCGCCTGGCCGCCGATGCCAGCATGCCGCCCGCCGCGCAGGACCGCATGATTCGCGAAGCCAACGCGCTCACACCTGACAACCCCTTCGACGTCCAGACACTTGAGGGGAGCCACCTGCGCTGGCTCGTCCACCCGAAGCCCGCCGCCGAGCTGCTCGCAAGCCTCGCAGCACGCTGA
- a CDS encoding response regulator, whose amino-acid sequence MIRVLVADDEPLIRAGIRMILTSADDIDVVAEASDGREAVDTARSTAVDVALLDIQMPVMDGLTALAELRRTAPDVRGLILTTFGERDNVLRALGHGGAGFLLKDSAPDELINAVRAAAAGNAYLSPAATRHVVDALASPGATARAEEARHRLEGLTARERDVLALLGEGLSNADAGRRLHMSEATVKTYVSRILTKLGCDNRVQAALLAHDAGLNPDGV is encoded by the coding sequence GTGATCCGGGTCCTCGTCGCCGACGACGAGCCGCTCATCCGGGCCGGCATCAGGATGATCCTCACCTCGGCCGACGACATCGACGTGGTCGCCGAGGCGAGTGACGGCCGCGAGGCGGTGGACACCGCCCGAAGCACCGCCGTCGACGTGGCCCTGCTGGACATACAGATGCCGGTGATGGACGGCCTGACAGCCCTGGCCGAACTGCGCCGGACCGCACCCGACGTACGAGGACTCATCCTCACCACGTTCGGTGAGCGCGACAACGTGCTGCGCGCGCTCGGCCACGGCGGCGCGGGCTTCCTCCTCAAGGACTCCGCACCCGACGAGCTGATCAACGCGGTGCGGGCGGCGGCAGCGGGCAACGCCTATCTCTCGCCGGCCGCCACCCGGCACGTCGTGGACGCCCTCGCCTCCCCCGGTGCCACCGCCCGCGCGGAGGAGGCCAGGCACCGCCTCGAAGGGCTCACCGCACGGGAGCGCGATGTGCTCGCCCTGCTCGGAGAAGGCCTGTCCAACGCGGACGCGGGCCGACGGCTGCACATGAGCGAGGCCACGGTGAAGACGTACGTGAGCCGGATCCTCACCAAGCTCGGGTGCGACAACCGGGTCCAGGCAGCCCTGCTCGCTCACGACGCCGGCCTGAACCCGGACGGGGTGTGA
- a CDS encoding nuclear transport factor 2 family protein, which produces MTSANIEIARTYFQAVQTADMATLGELLDEGIVWHQPGAHQFSGEHKGRGAVFQMLGGMMEASQGSFAIDTIHTLMANGDLVTATIHFSGRRDNASMSMNGVDLLRIAGGRITEMWLFSEDPATEDAFWG; this is translated from the coding sequence ATGACCAGCGCCAACATCGAGATCGCCCGCACCTACTTCCAGGCCGTGCAGACGGCAGACATGGCCACCCTCGGCGAGCTCCTCGACGAGGGAATCGTCTGGCACCAGCCGGGCGCCCATCAGTTCTCCGGCGAGCACAAGGGCCGGGGCGCCGTCTTCCAGATGCTCGGCGGGATGATGGAAGCCAGCCAGGGCAGCTTCGCCATCGACACGATCCACACGCTCATGGCCAACGGCGACCTGGTCACCGCCACCATCCACTTCAGCGGCCGTCGCGACAACGCGTCGATGAGCATGAACGGCGTCGACCTCCTGCGCATCGCAGGCGGCAGGATCACCGAGATGTGGCTCTTCTCCGAGGACCCGGCCACCGAAGACGCCTTCTGGGGCTGA
- a CDS encoding DUF6215 domain-containing protein, which yields MYLAVSDHDRVAAGLSVVFLVFTAVRVHVVVRALRARRNSSPAVAAGGAAVDAAAQPQPQAQAQAGAGPRPGPNTLEKEPNAWGQAFAAVAVFGALAAAVWLGPSVMPSGDSTPQPASCSDGEHEELPKTYKKTPRPVTGEELCEALNRPDLAKLLGTPGEIATAASGSSNTAPLTDGKVAQPEAEVTFDTYSVNVSATYNKLTTDQYVKLMKYGNEIDVRTLKVLGRPAVFASDHTMKIEINLGGGGSGGPVEQGPLARTLTVALDRQDHGGYCDITVWSKSGALPNDSVLLDIAEKVLPTIPERPV from the coding sequence ATGTATCTCGCCGTCAGCGATCACGACCGGGTTGCGGCCGGTCTCAGCGTGGTGTTCCTCGTGTTCACCGCAGTGCGCGTCCACGTGGTGGTCCGTGCCCTGCGTGCACGCCGGAACTCGAGTCCGGCGGTTGCCGCCGGCGGGGCGGCGGTCGATGCTGCCGCCCAGCCCCAGCCCCAGGCCCAGGCCCAGGCCGGAGCTGGGCCGCGTCCCGGCCCGAACACTCTGGAGAAGGAGCCCAACGCGTGGGGCCAGGCCTTCGCGGCCGTGGCCGTGTTCGGGGCACTGGCGGCCGCGGTGTGGTTGGGGCCGAGCGTGATGCCGTCCGGTGACAGCACCCCGCAACCCGCCTCGTGTTCGGACGGAGAACACGAGGAGCTTCCGAAGACCTACAAGAAGACGCCTCGGCCGGTGACCGGTGAAGAGCTGTGCGAGGCGCTCAACCGGCCGGACCTGGCCAAGCTCCTCGGAACGCCTGGAGAGATTGCGACCGCTGCTTCCGGTAGCAGCAACACGGCTCCCCTGACGGATGGGAAGGTTGCCCAGCCGGAGGCCGAGGTCACGTTCGACACGTACTCAGTGAATGTCTCGGCCACTTACAACAAGCTGACGACTGACCAGTACGTGAAGCTGATGAAGTACGGGAATGAGATAGACGTCAGGACCCTCAAGGTTCTCGGACGGCCCGCGGTCTTCGCCTCGGACCACACCATGAAGATCGAGATCAACCTCGGGGGTGGCGGATCCGGCGGACCGGTCGAACAAGGCCCTCTGGCCAGGACGCTTACCGTGGCCCTCGACCGCCAGGATCACGGCGGCTACTGCGACATCACCGTATGGAGCAAGTCCGGAGCCCTCCCGAACGACAGCGTTCTCCTCGACATCGCTGAGAAGGTTCTCCCGACGATCCCCGAACGGCCTGTTTGA
- a CDS encoding glycosyltransferase — MDQLPLRTPLSAHHREPVLNVVVPVYNEQQDLEASVRRLHAHLRETFPYPFRVTVADNASTDATPLIAARLAAELPETQWLRLAEKGRGRALHAAWSRSRAPVLAYLDVDLSTDLTALLPLVAPLISGHSDIAIGTRLAPGSRVVRGPKREVISRCYNALLRSTLAVQFSDAQCGFKAVRRDVAERLLPLVKDSEWFFDTELLVIAERAGLRIHEIPVDWVDDPDSRVDIFATALADLRGIARIGRALARGMLPTTALRQGDGEPTGGLAGQLLRFGAVGAVSTIGYVLLYAALRPTVGPQAANALALLACAIANTAANRRLTFGLRGRGGALRHQAKGLLVFGMGLALTSGSLAALHHVAPGAARLAEIAVLVAANLAATLLRFLLLRAWVFPARLRGTEHTAA; from the coding sequence ATGGATCAACTGCCGCTGCGCACGCCGCTGTCGGCACACCACCGTGAGCCCGTTCTGAATGTGGTCGTGCCGGTGTACAACGAGCAGCAGGATCTGGAGGCGAGCGTACGAAGACTTCACGCGCACCTGCGCGAGACCTTCCCGTACCCCTTCCGCGTCACCGTCGCGGACAACGCCAGCACCGACGCAACCCCGCTGATCGCGGCCCGGCTCGCTGCCGAACTCCCCGAGACGCAGTGGCTGCGCCTGGCGGAGAAGGGCCGGGGCCGGGCGCTGCACGCCGCCTGGTCCCGGTCGCGGGCGCCGGTCCTCGCGTATCTGGACGTGGATCTGTCGACAGACCTCACCGCGCTGCTGCCGCTGGTCGCCCCACTGATCTCGGGGCATTCCGACATCGCCATCGGCACCCGTCTGGCCCCCGGCTCCCGGGTGGTGCGCGGCCCCAAGCGGGAGGTCATATCGCGCTGCTACAACGCCCTGTTGCGCTCCACGCTCGCGGTGCAGTTCTCCGACGCGCAGTGCGGGTTCAAAGCGGTCCGGCGTGACGTGGCCGAGCGGCTGCTGCCCCTGGTGAAGGACTCCGAATGGTTCTTCGACACGGAACTGCTGGTGATCGCCGAGCGGGCGGGGCTGCGCATCCACGAGATACCGGTCGACTGGGTGGACGACCCCGACAGCCGGGTCGACATCTTCGCCACGGCACTGGCGGATCTGCGCGGCATCGCCAGGATCGGCCGGGCCCTGGCCCGCGGCATGCTCCCGACGACCGCTCTGCGACAGGGCGACGGCGAACCGACGGGTGGACTGGCCGGTCAGTTGCTGCGCTTCGGCGCCGTGGGCGCGGTCAGCACCATCGGCTACGTCCTTCTCTACGCGGCTCTGCGTCCGACAGTGGGCCCGCAGGCTGCCAACGCGCTGGCGCTGCTGGCCTGCGCGATCGCCAACACGGCCGCGAACCGACGGCTCACCTTCGGGCTGCGCGGTCGCGGTGGCGCGCTGCGCCACCAGGCCAAGGGGCTGCTGGTCTTCGGGATGGGCCTCGCTCTCACCAGCGGCTCGCTCGCCGCGCTGCACCACGTGGCGCCCGGCGCCGCCCGCTTGGCGGAGATCGCGGTGCTCGTCGCCGCCAATCTGGCGGCCACTCTGCTGCGCTTTCTGCTCCTGCGGGCCTGGGTGTTCCCCGCCCGACTCCGTGGGACGGAGCACACCGCCGCGTGA
- a CDS encoding spore-associated protein, giving the protein MRFNRSVLTAAAFAALAVGTTTALAAPASAAPNTTPQKVCGSAYKTVNSAAVGSLGTVYLTYNPANGENCVATIRNNPGTAVDMSTWVHIPDTQEYAEDYGRYTSYAGPAYVYGKGYCVSWGGGINNVYVQVNDSNCAARKEHRVTTTR; this is encoded by the coding sequence ATGAGATTCAACCGTTCAGTCCTGACTGCAGCCGCATTTGCCGCTCTCGCGGTGGGAACCACGACCGCCCTGGCGGCACCCGCCTCCGCGGCACCCAACACCACGCCGCAGAAGGTCTGCGGGAGCGCCTACAAGACCGTGAACTCGGCGGCCGTCGGCTCGCTGGGCACGGTCTACCTGACGTACAACCCCGCCAACGGCGAGAACTGCGTGGCCACCATCCGCAACAACCCCGGCACCGCCGTGGACATGTCCACCTGGGTCCACATTCCTGACACCCAGGAGTACGCCGAGGACTACGGGCGGTACACCTCATACGCGGGTCCGGCCTACGTGTACGGCAAGGGATACTGCGTCAGTTGGGGCGGCGGCATCAACAACGTGTACGTGCAGGTGAACGACTCCAACTGCGCCGCACGCAAGGAGCACCGGGTCACCACCACCCGCTGA
- a CDS encoding MarR family winged helix-turn-helix transcriptional regulator yields MADADLKLLYRELVSLEIELWDGVEGRLRAEYDLPLTSFEVLHLLLQRPGRRIQDIAEKFSITVGGTSKVVDRLEAAGLCERRANPNDRRSSIVELTSEGRKLVSGALKVFEEELELRIGSVITEQSVREVTAVLSTLRAAGRALDAERKAAAKTPVPAVRAPKQPGRPAP; encoded by the coding sequence ATGGCTGACGCTGACCTGAAGCTGCTGTACCGGGAGCTGGTCTCGCTGGAGATCGAGCTGTGGGACGGCGTCGAGGGGCGGTTGAGGGCCGAGTACGACCTGCCGCTGACCTCGTTCGAGGTGCTGCACCTGCTGCTGCAGCGGCCCGGGCGGCGCATCCAGGACATCGCGGAGAAGTTCTCGATCACGGTGGGCGGCACAAGCAAGGTGGTCGATCGCCTGGAGGCGGCGGGCCTGTGCGAGCGGCGGGCCAATCCGAACGACCGCCGTTCCTCGATCGTCGAGCTGACATCCGAGGGGCGGAAGCTGGTGAGCGGGGCGCTGAAGGTCTTCGAGGAGGAGCTGGAACTGCGGATCGGGTCGGTGATCACCGAGCAGTCCGTACGCGAGGTGACCGCGGTCCTCAGCACGCTGCGGGCAGCCGGACGCGCCCTGGACGCGGAGCGGAAGGCCGCCGCGAAGACACCGGTACCGGCTGTGCGGGCGCCGAAGCAGCCCGGCCGACCTGCACCGTGA